CGAAAGCCGACGCCCTGTACTTCTCCTCTGAAGACGAGGTGAAGTCTGCGGACGTCGCCCGTGGCGCCCATGCCGGCGGCGTCTTGCGCCGCGCTGGTGGGGGAGCTGTCGTCGGAGGAACCGCGGCCGTCCGTAGTGTCGGTGTGGAGCATGTGGGCCTCCAAGTCTTGGCGATTTGCCTATTAGCCGTACAATATCACCATCCGAATCGATCTTAGCAAGGACAGGTTCATATGAAGGCCAAGTTCAACCTGATGACAGACTCGACGTGCGACTTCTCGATCCAGGACATCGAGAGGTCGGGGCTCACGTTCCTTCCCTTCACCTATACGGAGGCCGGAAAGCCCGACGGCGGCCTTTCGGGACTGGATGACCTTTTCCAGTCCATGAGCGCCCACGACTTCTATGAGCGCATCCGCTGGGGCGCGACCCCCAAGACGTCACAGCCGTCGCAGCTGGTGTACGAGGAGGCGTTCCGCAAGGCGGCTGAGCTGGACGTCCCCACCGTGCTGATGACGATCTCGAGCGGAATCTCGGGCGGCTACAACGGCGCCTGCACGGCGCTCGACCGCGTGCAGGAGGAGCTGGGTCGCGAGCTCCCCATCTACATTGTGGACACGCTGCTGGCATCCACGTCCTTCTACCTGCTGCTTGAGGAGGGCGTGCGCCAGCGCGACCGCGGGCTTACCGCACAGGAGTTCGTGCGCTGGGCTGAGGACGCACGCTACCACGTGTGGACCATCTTCATGGTGGACAACCTGGACACGCTGCACCGCGGAGGCCGCATTCCCAAGTCCGTCGCGCTCGTCTCGTCCGCGCTGGACGCGAAGCCGCTGCTGTCCTGGAAGCTGAACGGCGAGCTCACGATCCTGGGCGTGACGCGCGGCCGCAAGAAGGGCATGCGCAAGATGAAGGAGTACTACGAGAAGCACCGCTCGCAGCTGCAGTACCCGGCCGTGGCGGCCATCGGCAACGCGGACTGCGAGAACGACGGCCTGCGCCTGGGTGCCATGGTGGCGGACATAGATGACTCCGCGCGCATCCTCACGTCTACCATCGGGCCCACGATCGGCTGCCACGTGGGACCGGGCATGCTCTCGTGCTGCTTCTGGGGCGAGGACCGTCGCGAGAAGCAGAACGCGATCGCCGGCAAGGTCAAGGGCGTCCGCCAGGGATAGCCCACGGGGAGCTGAGTTGCGAATGGACATGAGCAGAAGGGGCTTCCTCGCGCTTGCGGGGGCGGCATCGGCCATGGGGCTTGCCGCCTGCAGGGGCAACGGGAAGTCTGACAAGCCGGAGGACGTGAAGGTCAACCCGAACGAGTACAAGAAGCTCGCGATCGATGACTCCGCCTGGAACTACGACGAGACGAACGACTGCTACTACCAGCTGGGCCTTCCGTACTGCACGGACCCGGCGGCCGGCAGCTACGAGTCGCTTGCGATATACGTCCCGGGCGCCTACTTCAAGGGCGAGAAGAGCGGGAGCACCTATCGCTGTAAGATCGCGCCGGACGCAAGGGTGGGCTCGTTCACGCCGAAGACCGCACCTGTGGTCATGCCCATCAACTCCGCGCGCCTTTCCGCGCAGAGCTGCCCGACGGCGTACTCGTACGATGGGCTGGGGACGTATCTGAAGAAGGGCCTCGTGTACGTGTACGCGGGGTTCCGCGGACGTTCCGGCGGCTACGTGAGCGACTCGAGCGAACAGTACTCCGGCGGCGCGCCGTGGCCGGTGGTGGACCTGAAGGCTGCGGTGCGCTACCTGCGCTACAACGCCGGGAGCCTGCCGTGCAACGCAAAGCGCCTGTTCGTGTTTGGCTACGGTGCGGGTGGCGGCGTGTCCGCGTGCCTGGGCGCCCTGGGCGACTGTGGCATCTTCACGCCGTACCTCTCCAAGATAGGTGCGGCCATGCACGATGCGGACGGCAAGTCTATATCCGACCGGGTGTTTGGCTCGGCGTCGTGGTGCCCCATCACGTCGTACGACACGGCCGACAGCGGCTACGAATGGATGATGGGGCAGTTTGCGGAGGACGGCGCCCGCGCGGACGGCCAGTGGACCAAGGCGCTTTCCGACGACCTCGCGACCGCGTACGGCAAGCTCGTGAACGAGCTCGGCCTCACCGGCGCGGACGACAAGGCCCTGAGGCTGGAGCCCGTGCAGGATGGTAGCTACCTTTCCGGCACGTACTACGACTACATGCTCCAGACGATCGAGGGGTCCGCGGAGAAGTTCTTCTCGACCACGAGCTTTCCCTATACCTACACGCCCGGGCGCCTGGTGGACCCGGCGTTTCCCGGCGACCCCAACATAAACTCGGACAGCGCGGTCGAGATCGACGTGATGACCGGCGCGGTGGAGGACGCGTCGGGCGCGGGCGAGAAGGACGCGGACGCGGCGGCCGACGGCGTGGCCGCGGCTTCTGGCGCGTCGTCCTCGCCGGCGGGAGCTGCCGCGGCGGATGGCTCCGCTGCGGCGAAGTCGGGCGATGACGCCGGCGCGGGGGCGGCATCCGCGGCGAGTGGCGTCGCCGTGGTGCAGTCCACGGTGTACAACGACGCCGAGAGCTACGTGAGCGCGCTGAACGGGGACGACCGGTGGATCACGTACAGCCCGAGCGCCGCCAGCGTGACCATCACGAGCATGTGGGACTTCGTGAAGCATTGCCGTCCCGCTCAGAAAGGCGTGTGCGCGTTTGACGCGCTGGACCGCTCCACCACGTCTAACCAGCTGTTTGGCGTGGACGACGAGTCGAGCCTGCACTTCGACGAGACGGTGGCGACCCTTCTGGGCGACAACGCGGACAAGTACGCCGATCTGAAGGGCTGGAAGGACGACCTGGTGAGTGACTGGGCGCAGGACATCGTGAAGCTGGACTCGCTTAAGACGGACATGCAGAGCCGCGTGAACGCGATGAACCCGCTGTACGCCCTGAGCGGCCACTATGCCGGGTTTGGCTCGTGCGAGGTCGCGCCGCACTGGCGCATCAACACGGGGCTGTTCCAGTCCGCGACGGCGCTGACCGCGGATGTGAACCTGGCGGTTGCGCTCGGCGCGTATGACGGGGTGAAGGACGTGGCGTTCACGCCCGTGTGGGGCAGGGGCTTCGAGCTTGCGGAGGCGTCTGGCGACGCGCAGGAGAACTTTGTAAGCTGGGTTACAGACTGCTGCAAGTAGCCGACTTACATTGAGAAACGCACTAAACTACACTACTTGTAGGGCATGCGCAAGACATATTGCCGGTTTGGTGGCATTTTTTTCGCTAATGTGTTAAAGTAAGTAGCATATTGTGCGAGAGGAGCATGCCACATGTACAAAGTCGGCCAGTATGTAGTTCATCCGGGACAAGGCGTCTGCAAGGTGGAGGCCATCGAGGACGAGCCGCAGGCTACGTACATGCTCATGCCCGTTGGCGGGCGCCATCCCATGCGCATCAGCTTCCCGGTGGCCAGCGAGGGGCGGCTTCGTCCCGTCATCGGTCGCAGGCAGGCGGAGCAGATCATAGGCGAGTACACGGAGCTCCCGCTGGAGGAGCTTTCCTCCCGCAGCAACGCGCTGGAGGAGGAGCGCTTCAAGACGGAGCTGCGTCGTGGCAGCTGCAGGGACGCCGTGCGCATCGCGAAGACGTTCCGCACCCGCATCGAGCAGGTCAAGGCGTCCAACAAGCGACCTCCCGTTGCCTACGAGCGCATCTTCAAGCAGGCGAGCGAACGCTCCCTGCAGGAGCTGGCGGTCGCCATGGGCGTCTCCGAGGACGACGTGGTGCAGCTGCTGAAGGCAAGCGAGGAGGACGCCCGCAACAACTAGGGCGCCTCGTTCTTCTCCCCGGCACCTGGGCATGGCAGCTGGTACGCGCTGCCATGCCGGGCCGCGCGCCGCGCCCACGTTTCGAAATGGGCTCAATGCCGGTGCGGCAGGTATGGCCGCCGCGTCCCTTGGATACAATGGTTGCAACTATCGCCGCACGACCGCCCGTCGGCCGTGACACACCGATTGGGGACGAATGGCAATCACGAACGAAGACTCCAAGAACCGCGCGATCATCACCGTCCTGGGCAGCGACCGCTCGGGCATCGTTGCCGCCGTGGCGACGGCCCTGTCGCAGCACGACGCGAACATTCTGGACATATCGCAGACCATCCTGCAGGGCACGTTCACGATGACCATGCTCGTGGACCTGGGCCCGTCCGACGTCGAGTTCTCGAAGCTGCAGCAGCAGCTGGACTCGCTGTCGAAGGAGATCGGCGTCCAGATCACCATGCAGCGCGAAGAGGTCTTCAACTTCATGTACCGCCTGTAGGCAGGGGAGAAGCGCAGCGGCCTTTGCCGGCGCGCGCCCACGACGGCACGTTCTAAGGAGACGCAATGTCTTATGCGTACGATCCGCTGGTCGAAAGGCCGCGGCACTACCTCACGCCTGAAAACACCTCCGCGTTCGAGCACATCGTCGACCGGTACCCCATGCCGTCCGTCGGGCTTGGCAGGCCGGAGGTCTCGGACCTGCTGTACGAGGGTGGCTGCAACGTGGACGTGGTGCCGGTCGAGCTGTACTCCCGCTACGACGTGAAGCGCGGCCTGCGCAACGCGGACGGCTCTGGCGTGCTGGTGGGCCTCACCACCATCTCTAACGTGCATGGCTACAACAAGACGGCCGAGGGCGTCGTCCCAGACGAGGGGCGCCTGACGTATCGCGGCTATGACGCGGCGGAGCTTGTATCGGCGGCGCAGCGCGAGGGGCGCTTTGGCTACGAGGAGGTCTCGTACCTGCTGCTCACGGGCCAGCTGCCCACCCAGGCGCAGCTGGACGACTTCCGCGCCCGCATTGGCAGCCGCCGTCAGCTGCCCGAGGGCTACCTGCGAATCTTCCCGCGCACCACGTTCAGCCCCTCCATCATGAACGTGCTGCAGCGTGCAACGCTGCTTCTGTACGCTTTTGACAACAATCCGGACGACACGAGCCCCGTGCACGAGGTGGACGTGGCGCTTTCCATGCTTGGCCGCTGGCCGCGCGTGGCCTCCATCGCACACCAGGCGTACGTGGGCGCCCGCACGGGCGTCGTGCCCACGGTGCCGCCCGCGCGCGAGGACTTCTCGATGGCCGAGACGATCCTGGACGTGCTGCGAGGCGACGAGGGCTTCACCCGCGACGAGGCCATGATGCTCGACGTGATGCTCATGCTCCACGCGGAGCACGGCGGCGGCAACAACTCCACGTTCACGTGCAGGGTCCTGTCGTCCTCCGGCACCGACGCGTACTCCGCGTACGCGGGCGCGCTCGGCTCGCTCAAGGGCCCCCGTCACGGCGGCGCGAACGCGAAGGCCGGCGAGATGGTGGACGACGCCGCGGAGCACATCAAGGACTGGTCGTCCGACGACCAGGTGGTCAACTACCTCACGCGCGTGCTTGCGGGCAAGGCGTTTGACGGCAAGGGACTGATCTATGGCATCGGACACGCGGTCTATACAAAGAGCGACCCTCGCGCACAGATCGTGAAGGGCTACGCCCGCGAGCTCGCACGCAAGAGAGGCACGGCAGACGCCGAGAAGTTCGAGCTCATAGAGCGGATAGAGCGCCTTGCGCCTGAGGTCATGCGTGACGTGCGCGGCATAGAGAAGCCGCTGTGCGCGAACATCGACCTGTACACGGGCTTCGTCTACCACATGCTCGGCATTCCGAAGGACCTCTTCACTCCCATATTCGCCATCGCGCGCATGAGCGGCTGGGCGGCGCACCGCATGGAGGAGCTCTATGGACCGGCGCGCATCATACGCCCCGCATACAACTCCTACATGCAGGCGCAGACGTACGTGCCGCTTGCGGAGCGCAGGTGATGCCCGCCCCCGAACGCGGGCGCGGCGCCGGGCGCGCTGTGCCCGCGGCGGATGCCCACGCGCCCGTATCCATCGTGTTCGCGGACATGGACGACACGTTCCTTGCGACCGACAAGACGGTTCCAGCTGGCAACCTTGCCCTTCTCGACCTCATGGGCGAGAAGGGCGTACCGTTCGTGCCGTGCACCGGCCGTGTGTGGTCGGCCGTGGCAGGGCAGGTGCTGGCTCATGCGGCGACGCGCTACGCGGTCGCGAGCGACGGCGCCGTGGTGATGGACGTGCGTGACGTAAACAACCCGCGGCGCCTGCACCTGAGCGCCTTGGGCCGCGAGCGCGCGCTTGCGTTGTACGAGCGCGTGGGGGAGCTTCCCGTGACGTTCGACGCGTTCTGGGACGGCAAGATCTACGTGTCGCGCCGACGCTTCGAGCTCATGCGTGGCTTCGACATCCCGCCGTATGACCGCGACATGTACCTGCGCTATCGCACGCCGATGGACATGTCGACGCCACGGCTCTTGCAAAGCCTTCCCAACGTGGAGCGCATCACGATCTTCACGGGGGAAGACGACGTGCGCGCTCGTGCCATCGAGGCCGTGGCGGAAGATCCAACTCTGCACTACACGTATTCCAGTGCGCGCAACCTCGAGGTGATGGACGCCGACACGTCCAAGGGCGCGGCCGTCCGCTGGCTGTGCGATCGCCTGGGCATCCCGCGGGCGCAGTCTGTGGGGTTTGGTGACTCTCCGAACGACCTCTCGATGCTGGCGGCGGTGGGGGACGGCGTGGCCGTGGCGAACGCGTACCCGGAGGCCAAGGCTGCCGCGGCGCACGTGGCACAGTGGACGTGTGACGAGTCTGCGGTGGCGCGCTACCTGGAGCCGCTGCTGTAGGGTGGCTCGCCGTGGGCGGGGCGCATGCCGCGAGCGGGCTGCGTGCCATGCGCAGGAAGTCAGGA
This sequence is a window from Parafannyhessea umbonata. Protein-coding genes within it:
- a CDS encoding ACT domain-containing protein, which translates into the protein MAITNEDSKNRAIITVLGSDRSGIVAAVATALSQHDANILDISQTILQGTFTMTMLVDLGPSDVEFSKLQQQLDSLSKEIGVQITMQREEVFNFMYRL
- a CDS encoding DegV family protein, which codes for MKAKFNLMTDSTCDFSIQDIERSGLTFLPFTYTEAGKPDGGLSGLDDLFQSMSAHDFYERIRWGATPKTSQPSQLVYEEAFRKAAELDVPTVLMTISSGISGGYNGACTALDRVQEELGRELPIYIVDTLLASTSFYLLLEEGVRQRDRGLTAQEFVRWAEDARYHVWTIFMVDNLDTLHRGGRIPKSVALVSSALDAKPLLSWKLNGELTILGVTRGRKKGMRKMKEYYEKHRSQLQYPAVAAIGNADCENDGLRLGAMVADIDDSARILTSTIGPTIGCHVGPGMLSCCFWGEDRREKQNAIAGKVKGVRQG
- a CDS encoding citrate synthase; protein product: MSYAYDPLVERPRHYLTPENTSAFEHIVDRYPMPSVGLGRPEVSDLLYEGGCNVDVVPVELYSRYDVKRGLRNADGSGVLVGLTTISNVHGYNKTAEGVVPDEGRLTYRGYDAAELVSAAQREGRFGYEEVSYLLLTGQLPTQAQLDDFRARIGSRRQLPEGYLRIFPRTTFSPSIMNVLQRATLLLYAFDNNPDDTSPVHEVDVALSMLGRWPRVASIAHQAYVGARTGVVPTVPPAREDFSMAETILDVLRGDEGFTRDEAMMLDVMLMLHAEHGGGNNSTFTCRVLSSSGTDAYSAYAGALGSLKGPRHGGANAKAGEMVDDAAEHIKDWSSDDQVVNYLTRVLAGKAFDGKGLIYGIGHAVYTKSDPRAQIVKGYARELARKRGTADAEKFELIERIERLAPEVMRDVRGIEKPLCANIDLYTGFVYHMLGIPKDLFTPIFAIARMSGWAAHRMEELYGPARIIRPAYNSYMQAQTYVPLAERR
- a CDS encoding subtype A tannase, with the translated sequence MDMSRRGFLALAGAASAMGLAACRGNGKSDKPEDVKVNPNEYKKLAIDDSAWNYDETNDCYYQLGLPYCTDPAAGSYESLAIYVPGAYFKGEKSGSTYRCKIAPDARVGSFTPKTAPVVMPINSARLSAQSCPTAYSYDGLGTYLKKGLVYVYAGFRGRSGGYVSDSSEQYSGGAPWPVVDLKAAVRYLRYNAGSLPCNAKRLFVFGYGAGGGVSACLGALGDCGIFTPYLSKIGAAMHDADGKSISDRVFGSASWCPITSYDTADSGYEWMMGQFAEDGARADGQWTKALSDDLATAYGKLVNELGLTGADDKALRLEPVQDGSYLSGTYYDYMLQTIEGSAEKFFSTTSFPYTYTPGRLVDPAFPGDPNINSDSAVEIDVMTGAVEDASGAGEKDADAAADGVAAASGASSSPAGAAAADGSAAAKSGDDAGAGAASAASGVAVVQSTVYNDAESYVSALNGDDRWITYSPSAASVTITSMWDFVKHCRPAQKGVCAFDALDRSTTSNQLFGVDDESSLHFDETVATLLGDNADKYADLKGWKDDLVSDWAQDIVKLDSLKTDMQSRVNAMNPLYALSGHYAGFGSCEVAPHWRINTGLFQSATALTADVNLAVALGAYDGVKDVAFTPVWGRGFELAEASGDAQENFVSWVTDCCK
- a CDS encoding HAD family hydrolase, with product MPAPERGRGAGRAVPAADAHAPVSIVFADMDDTFLATDKTVPAGNLALLDLMGEKGVPFVPCTGRVWSAVAGQVLAHAATRYAVASDGAVVMDVRDVNNPRRLHLSALGRERALALYERVGELPVTFDAFWDGKIYVSRRRFELMRGFDIPPYDRDMYLRYRTPMDMSTPRLLQSLPNVERITIFTGEDDVRARAIEAVAEDPTLHYTYSSARNLEVMDADTSKGAAVRWLCDRLGIPRAQSVGFGDSPNDLSMLAAVGDGVAVANAYPEAKAAAAHVAQWTCDESAVARYLEPLL
- a CDS encoding CarD family transcriptional regulator, with product MYKVGQYVVHPGQGVCKVEAIEDEPQATYMLMPVGGRHPMRISFPVASEGRLRPVIGRRQAEQIIGEYTELPLEELSSRSNALEEERFKTELRRGSCRDAVRIAKTFRTRIEQVKASNKRPPVAYERIFKQASERSLQELAVAMGVSEDDVVQLLKASEEDARNN